The DNA region TAATCCTAAACCAATAATGGCAATTAAAATTAAGACCGTATAATCTAGCGTACGATTATTTTTAATAAATAAACTTGTGTCATCACGTTGTGTTTCTAAAATAAAACGAATCAAATTTCATAAAAAGAAATAAAAACCAGTTTGCACGCCGCTACGTGTGATTGCATAACGCCCCGGATTATTTAATTTTGTTAATGCAGCACTATCATTATGTCATCATTTTTTAATTCTATTGGTAAAACCAGTTTGTTTTTTTGAACTATCTATTTGCCCACTTTTTTTAGCCATTTCATCTAATTGCTTTTGGTTTGGTACATAGTTAAAATATGCTTTATCCCAAACTTCTTTTCAAGTCATTTTATCAGGTTTAAGATATTTTCGATTAAAAAAATGAATAAAATTATATTTTAAATCAAAAGGATATTCTTTAGGGTCTTTTTTCCATGGTTTTTTACTAAATAATTGTCCAGCAACAGGAATAAAAAAAGTAATAAATAATCATGCTAAAAAATTAAAGAATGATTCATATAAAAAGATCGGTTGGCGAAAGACAATTTCACCAATGTTATTTGTTTCTGGTGATAAACCATCTCACTGCCATAAGTTATCCCGAATAAAAACTGGTAATCAACGTAATGAATCATATGAAGTAACACTTCCTAATAATTCATGATTAAAAAAATTACCTCAACGACCTAATACTTGTCCTAATAAAATGTTTGGAATAATACAATCCGTATAAACTCAAAGTGAAACTTTTGCTTTTCGACCAACAATCCCAAAAACAATTAAGCCAATAATTGTTCCGAACAAAACACCACCATGAATACTCATTCCTGGTTCTCAGAAAGCAAATAATGTAAAAAATAAAATTGGATTTTTAACATCATATTTACCAAAAAAACTTGCTCCAAATAATGAAAATGGAATAATAGCAAAAATTGATCAAATTAATGGTTCAATCGGAACCTTTTTTAATTTTAGTCGAATAAAACAAGCTAAAACCGAACAAATCATTCCTATTGTAATAAAAACAGCATACATATGAATTCATCCGCCATATGTTGCCAAAATATTATGTGGTGTATTAATTGGCTTAATTCATTCTGCATTTGGTGG from Spiroplasma kunkelii CR2-3x includes:
- a CDS encoding prolipoprotein diacylglyceryl transferase; this translates as MNSLLLTSVPPNAEWIKPINTPHNILATYGGWIHMYAVFITIGMICSVLACFIRLKLKKVPIEPLIWSIFAIIPFSLFGASFFGKYDVKNPILFFTLFAFWEPGMSIHGGVLFGTIIGLIVFGIVGRKAKVSLWVYTDCIIPNILLGQVLGRWGNFFNHELLGSVTSYDSLRWLPVFIRDNLWQWDGLSPETNNIGEIVFRQPIFLYESFFNFLAWLFITFFIPVAGQLFSKKPWKKDPKEYPFDLKYNFIHFFNRKYLKPDKMTWKEVWDKAYFNYVPNQKQLDEMAKKSGQIDSSKKQTGFTNRIKKWWHNDSAALTKLNNPGRYAITRSGVQTGFYFFLWNLIRFILETQRDDTSLFIKNNRTLDYTVLILIAIIGLGLAIYAQWGASKKFRKNGFMYEKEYVDFHSLQTWKFEKYLNNSIIIGENNYVNKLPVVIKKKVMEFLGYQGEPFEKYFELKYVKTNEQEASKHEVINYSFKIVALPETNNKFIDELVVNQTFKFNLSKILQQTTLILSKPDDNNYFTLTKKQLGLLLNAIIHTPEKANEIKTRWYQFYPNINEQKTTIFDLDLNDLIAFDELKINPKAKKIEILKFQFKENQFYYFNKKIAFKLKWE